The following coding sequences are from one Vulpes vulpes isolate BD-2025 chromosome 12, VulVul3, whole genome shotgun sequence window:
- the TERF2 gene encoding telomeric repeat-binding factor 2 isoform X3 has product MAAGTGTASPVSGPGVVRDPEASQSKKRPGREGGEGARRSDAMAGGGGSSDGSGRAAGRRASRSGGRARRGRQEPGLGGATERGAGEARLEEAVNRWVLKFYFHEALRAFRGSRYGDFKQIRDIMQALLVRPLGKEHTVSRLLRVMQCLSRIEEGENLDCSFDMEAELTPLESAINVLEMIKTEFTLTEAVVESSRKLVKEAAVIICIKNKEFEKASKILKKHMSKDPTTQKLRNDLLNIIREKNLAHPVIQNFSYETFQQKMLRFLESHLDDAEPYLLTMARKALKSETAASSTVKEDKQPAPEPVQKPLREPVRQLRSTPTTIGITTLKAAFKTLSSAQDSEAAFSKLDQKDLVLPNQVSMPSPALKNKRPRKDENESSAPAEGEGGSELQPKNKRMTISRLVLEEDSQSTEPSASLDSSQEVVPASPSKPNVLNQPLPGEKNPNSTR; this is encoded by the exons ATGGCCGCGGGAACCGGGACGGCAAGCCCCGTTTCCGGCCCGGGCGTCGTACGTGACCCGGAGGCGTCACAGTCGAAGAAGCGGCCCGGCCGGGAAggcggggagggcgcgcggcGATCGGACGCGATGGCGGGAGGAGGCGGGAGCAGCGACGGCAGCGGGCGGGCGGCAGGCCGGCGGGCGTCCCGCAGCGGCGGGCGGGCTCGGCGGGGGCGCcaggagccggggctggggggcgccacggagcggggcgcgggggaggCGCGGCTGGAGGAGGCGGTCAACCGCTGGGTGCTCAAGTTCTACTTCCACGAGGCGCTGCGGGCCTTTCGGGGTAGCCGGTACGGGGACTTCAAGCAGATCCGGGACATCATGCAGG CTTTGCTCGTCAGGCCCTTGGGGAAGGAGCACACCGTGTCCCGGCTGCTGCGGGTTATGCAGTGTCTGTCGCGCATCGAAGAAGGAGAGAATTTAG ACTGTTCCTTTGATATGGAGGCTGAGCTCACACCGCTGGAATCAGCTATCAATGTGCTGGAGATGATTAAAACGGAATTTACACTGACAGAGGCAGTGGTCGAATCCAGTAGAAAACTGGTCAAGGAGGCT GCTGTCATTATTTGtatcaaaaacaaagaatttgaaaaggcttcaaaaattttgaaaaaacataTGTCCAAGGACCCCACAACTCAG AAGCTGAGAAATGATCTCCTGAACATTATCCGTGAGAAGAACTTGGCCCACCCTGTTATCCAGAACTTTTCCTACGAGACCTTCCAACAGAAGATGCTGCGTTTCCTGGAGAGTCACCTGGATGATGCAGAGCCCTACCTCCTCACG ATGGCCAGAAAGGCTTTGAAATCCGAGACTGCTGCCTCAAGTACAGTGAAGGAAGATAAACAGCCAGCACCAGAGCCTGTGCAAAAGCCACTCAGAGAACCTGTAAG GCAGTTACGGAGTACTCCAACCACCATTGGAATTACGACTTTGAAAGCAGCTTTCAAGACTCTGTCCAGTGCACAAGATTCTGAGGCAGCCTTCTCAAAACTGGACCAGAAAGATCTGGTACTTCCTAATCAAGTGTCCATGCCATCACCAGCCCTCAAAAACAAGAGaccaagaaaagatgaaaatgaaagttcAGCCCCTGCTGAGGGTGAGGGTGGCTCTGAACTGCAGCCCAAGAACAAGCGCATGACAATAAGTAGATTGGTTTTGGAGGAGGACAGCCAGAGTACTGAGCCAAGTGCAAGTCTCGACTCCTCTCAGGAGGTCGTCCCAGCATCACCATCCAAGCCCAACGTTCTCAACCAACCCCTCCCTGGGGAGAAGAATCCCAA